TGATCGTCGCGAAGTTTGGATGGGCGAGGATTGATATGGCACAGACGAAGGGCCAGTTCTCTACCTGCAAGAGTGCCGCTGGCTCTGCCAGTGCCGGACTTCTCTGGTGGCAACAACTTCGATGAAGTATTTGGTGTCGCAGCCACAAGCCTATCGATACACACCGATGCTTGCAGCTTGTATCCGACTAGAGGTTTCGTAAGTCCTAACACTCTCGCAAATAAATCCACAACCCAAGCCACATACAGGCAGAGCCAGTGCCGCCCGCCGAAAAAGGCAAGACAAATCTGAAACTGCAACAGTTCTTTGGGCAGATCTCCTGGATACAAAAGGCGACTCACCCTCGACCAACGTGGGCCAAGGGTGAGTCATTACTGGTCATCTCGGTTTGCTTGATTCGAAAAAGTTCTACATCAGCTACGCAGAAGCTGGCAGCATTGCATCAGCAAGCCCGAGCTCAGACGGCACCCACGGTGGTTCGGATTGGCTCGTGCGGCGGCGACGTTTTGTCATTCGGTTGCGATCAATCGCTCTTGAGACCGTCCGACCAGCTCGCTCAGCCGTTCGAGCAATGCACGTGAGCAAGTCTGAGTCGCTGTCAGTAATGACGATCTCCGAGCTTCGCTTCAATTTGACCAGAAGTTTGCAGTGCTGATCGACGCCACCCTTGGGACCATTCAGGTCAGATAATACCAGGATCACGTCATCGATCTTATTATGAAACCGCGACAGGGCGAAACGCAGGCGTCGCTCAGCATAATCCCGCGACTTCCCGTCCAGACACTCATTACGGTCGACAATCGATAGCTTCATCCGAAACTCTCCTGAAAGAAATGAAGGAATATGTCCTTGCCTATTGAGGTATACGACAATAATAACATATAAATAAATAGAATATTTCTCTCGCAGACATTGAAAACTTCAATGGGAGGCTTTCGTGGATTGGCTCAATTATCACCACCTCCTTTACTTCTACACCGTCGCAAAGCATGGCAATATGACGCAAGCGGCAGAGCACCTTCATCTCTCGCAACCGACGCTCAGTAGCCAGATCAAAAAACTCGAGACTTCCGTTGGCCAAAAGCTCTTCTCGCGGACGGGAAGAACCATGGTCCTGACGGAAACGGGGCAAACCGTCTTTCGATACGCCGACGAAATCTTCTCCATTGGAAAAGAGCTTTCCGAAGTCTTGAAGGGAAAGGCTTCAAAGAGTCGGCGACGTCTCATCGTGGGCGTAACTGACGTGTTGCCTAAACTGATCGTCTACGAACTCCTCAAGCCAGCAATGTCGATTGAGGATGAAGTGCAGATTCAGTGCTTCGAGGGCAAGCTTCAGGATCTACTAGCCGAACTCGCCCTTCATCGCTTCGATCTTGTCCTCGCCGACTCGCCGTTGACACCCGATGCAAATGTCCGGGCCTACAACCACTTACTGGGCGAATGTGACGCAACCGTATTCGGCACCAAAGAGCTTGCGCAGAAATATAAGAAAAACTTTCCGAAGTCGCTCTCCGACGCTCCCATGCTCTTGCCGCTGCAAAGCACAACGTTGCGCAGACAGCTTGAGCAATGGTTTGATACGCATGAGATTATGCCGGATGTGGTTCACGAATTTGAAGACAGTGCCGTCATCAAGATTTTTGGACAAGCAGGTCACGGGCTTTTCGTCGCCCCGAGCGTGATCGAAAAAGACGTGTGCCAACGATATTCGGTCGAAATCGTAGGGAAGCTGACAGAAGTCAAGGAGCGATTCTACGCAATTTCTGTTGAGCGACGCCTCAAGCACCCCGCGGTACTCGCGATATCCAAAGCGGCGAAAAATCGGTTCGAAGAATAACAACCTCAATGTCATTCATCACACCGTTCACTGCCATTCCAAGGACTCCTGGCCAGAATCCGTTGCTGAATCAACCGGTGCAATACACTAAAATGGGTTCACCGGACGTTCTACTTCCTACTTCCGTCTTGAGCAACAAGAAAGTAACTCGATTCTGACCGCGGCACCAGCAATTCTGCCGACAGAATTGTGGCCGAGTCGAAGCAGCACGGCTTCGTAAGCCTTGCCGAGCGGAGGGCTTGGCCTCGGACGGATTTCTGACCGAAGGGCTTATTTTGTCTACTGGATTTTATTTTTGGGTAGCGCGACGAATTCAATTAAAGGCATTCCTATGAACCAAGCATTGAACAAATTCATTAGCCTGAGAGTCTCGCTGGGCTTGCTTGCATTTCTTCCTGTGGACGAACCAGCTCTGGCTCAAGACTCCCCCAAGAGTGTTGTCGAAGAATTAACTTTTCAAGTCGAGCCCGATGCCGTGGCCAGCTTTTTACAGCAAGACCATCGCATCTGGACGGCGACGCTCAGCAAGCAGCCAGGATTCCTTCGTAAGGCCACGTGGACCTCTCGCAAAAAGCAAAACAACGTGCGGCTAATCATTCACTGGCGTTCGCAGGCTGATTGGCATTCGGTACCACCAAGTGTACTTAAAGAAACAGAGGAAGAATTTGCTGCTGCGATGAAGAACGTAGGCGAATACAAACTCATCGGCGTTAACGCCTGGGAAGAAGTTTCCGTAAGGCACCACCCGAGACACCTCGCGAGAGTGAGCGATTCCGTAGGCGAATGGCATCGTCAGGCGACCAACATCGTAATCGAGAAGGATCTCTCGTACGGACAGCGAAAACGCTACCGAGCTTTGCCTCTAAAGGCTGCGATTGCTTCGATGTTCGACCTCTCCAGCTACGATCTCGCCACAACAAAAGTTGTTTTTCATTGCAAAGACGATTATCAGGCGAGCATGCAACTGGAAAACGCTCTCGCTTCAGCCGGCTGGCTGGCTCTCTCGGATCTCGAGGCGCCCGAGCTTTCCGATTGGATCCCAATCAGCAAAGGCGGGAAGGAAAAGTTCCCCGGTCCGAGCTATGTCGTTTGGAAAGAACAACTAGGAAGCTATCAGGAATACCCCTGGCCGTATGCCATCTTGAGCATCGAACTCGTTTCAGAACAAGACACTAAAGAAGCCGACGCAATCCATTCAGAGTAGGCGGAATAGCGCTGGTCATTCTCGCCTAGGCTCATTCCTCGGCGAGATTCTTGTCCGCACTTTTTCCGATCCACATCGGGGCAGAGCCAAACCAGACAAGGGTTCCTGCTAGTGCCACATACTTGACCGCTGCGTGATCGATCGTCCCAGCCAGAAACAGCAAGCAAGGAACAACCGTAGCGGCGAGCGCCACATACGAAACAGCTTTGCAGATATTCATCTCTCGATCAGACTCCAAAAAGTTAACCAGGTTGGGCCATGACGTTGTCAGGGTTCGGCGCTAGTGCTGTTTCTGTTGAGTGAAAGAACTAAGGATTAAGTAAAGAATACCACAAGCGATCCACGCAGGGATCACCGCGTAGGCCGCGAATAAATCTTGCTTCAAAATCAGGTAAAGGCCCACCGAGACGGGCGCTAGCCAAGCAATCAGTACCGCGATATTGACCGGCAACGATCGCTGGTGAGCGTATTCCTCAGACAGCCGGAACTTTTTCATGAAGTAATGATCCACGAAGATCACCGCCCCCATCGGCCCGAGGACGGTGCCGTAGGTTCCGACGAAATCCAACAGCTTGTAGGCCAAGCTTGGGAACGCTCCCGCCAACGTGGCGACTGCCCCAGCCACTAGCGTCATCGTCGTTCGAGAAGCGGTAGGAACTACCCCCTGGAAAGCTAGACCAGCACGATAGATCGTTGGGTTGGCGGTAGTCCAACCAGCAATCACTACACAGATAATTCCCGCCAAGCCAATGGACTGATAAGCAAGCAGGCCAGGATTTGCTGACGCCTTCCCTTGGCTGTCGACAGCCAATTCGGGCTGAACCTTAATCAACGCGGCAAGCATCAAGGCTGCGGCGATCCAGGCCATATAGTGCCCCAGAAACATTCCGATTGCCGGAGCCCAGCCTGAGGAGGATCGCTTGGCGAATCGAAAGATCGAGAGGTCGGCCATACCAAAGTGCATTGCCCCGTTGCAAAGCCAGGCGAACACCACGATTTTCCAGAACCCAAACTCCCCAGGTCCGTTGCGCTCCTGCACGAACGCAATAGCGTCATTCCAAAACTGGCCATCGGTGATCGCGCTAAGACTGGTCGCTTCGGCTTGGACAAGCGAAATGATTCCGCACGCGGCAAAGATCGAGATCATCCATGGAGCGGCAATATTAGCCACGCGAGCAACCGTCTCGTAACCAGCCGCGGCGATCACGGCCATTACGAGACCAACGACGACAACAAGTCCCGTGAAGGAAGGGGCCCCAAAAGCGAAGGTTTCTTTGGGCACCTCGTACAGAATGTCAAAGGGAATACCAACAGCGCTAGCCGAGACGGTTACCATGGCCCCTGCAAGAAAGCAGAACAGGACACCATTGACCACGTTATAAAGTTTCACAAGCGATCCGCCCGCAATCCGCTCCAGTTGGTAGTAGAGCGTATAGCGTTTAGCGATTGCGATTGGCGTGACAAGGTATCTCCAAGTCAGAACCGCCAATATGTTTCCTAGTAGAAGGCCAACGATCAGGTCTTGCAGACTCGCCCCCGCTGCAAGAAACAGAGGACCAATCATAAACTCGGTGCCAGCGGCGTGCTCGCCCGCATACATACCCCAGAACTTGCTTGGCCCCAACAGCGCGCTGTCCGGCACCCTCTCTCGTTCGAATTCCCCGGAGCTCTCTGCTTGTTCTTCCGCCATGACGCTTCAACTTTCTATCTAGTTTCGTTCGCTGAGGGTTTTCTCTTCGTACTGTTTGACGTCTTGCAGCCATGCGGGGCCAACCGGCACGTCCTGTTTCTGACAGTAGTAGTCCCAAACTGCCCCGAGCGGCAGATTCTTGCTTTCTTCCAACCAAGCCAGTCGCGAAGTCAGGTCCCCCTCAGCTTCTTGTTCCTTGAGCAGTTCAACCGGTTCGAGAAGAGCGTTCAGTAGTGCTCGCAAGGTGGCCCGCGTTCCAATTACCCAGGCTGCGATGCGATTAATGCTTGCGTCGAAGAAGTCGAGGCCGATGTGAACGCGTCCCAAATAGCCACCGCGTACGATTTCCTGAGCGATGGCCTGCAACTCGTCCGTATAGGTCACGACATGATCACTATCCCAACGAACGCCACGGCTAACGTGCAACAGAATCTCTTCGACCGACTGAAGGACGGAGGAGATTTTATCGGAGATCACCTCGGTCGGGTGAAAGTGTCCCGCATCAAGGCAAAGCAGCTTGTTGTTCTTGACCGCGTAACCGAGATAGAACTCGTGGGAACCAACGACGTAACTCTCGGAGCCAATTCCAAAAAGCTTGCACTCGACGGCGTCTCGATTGTGCTGGGGATCGATAGCGTCAGCAAATATTGCATCCAGGGATTGCCCCAGCCTCTCTCGCGGTCCTCTGCGATCGACTGGGGTATCTTTGTAGCCATCTGGGATCCAAACGTTGTTGATGCAGGGTGTGCCCAATGCCTTCCCCATTTCGGCGCCGATCTCACGGCAACGACGTCCGTGCTCGATCCAGAACTCGCGAATCCCCGCGTCTTGGTGAGAAAGAGTAAAACCGTCGGCTGATTTCGGGTGCGAGAAGTAAGTCGGGTTGAAATCGAGCCCCATCTTCTTTCCCGCAGCCCACTCGATCCAATTGGAAAAGTGCTCTGTGGAAAGTTGATCCCGGTCGACCTTCTTGCCGCCGGTTTCCGCATAGCAAGCGTGCAGGTTGAGTCGATGAGTCCCGGGAATCAAGGAGAGGGCTTGATCGAGATCGGCCCGTAATTCATCGGCCGTGCGAGCCTTGCCGGGATAGTTCCCTGTGACGGCGATGCCGCCCGTCAACTCGCCATCGGGATTCTCAAAACCTCCCACGTCGTCTCCTTGCCAACAATGCAGCGAGACGGCGATCTCCTGGAGTTGCTCAATCGCTTTCTCCGTACTGACGCCGTGGGCGGCATACTGCTCACTCGCTAGTTGGTAGGCTTGTTCTACGTTCGACATCTAGATTATCCACAATCGTTATTAGGACAGTATCGAGCGATACCGAGTGCGTTGTTCCTGCCAACGGTCCTCTGCAGGAGGGCTTAAGGTTTGTACGCCGAAGGAATCAGCGACGACGTGTCTCAGTTCATTGAGACTGCCAAGCTCTCCGCAACCTATTGCCTGCACCAGCAAGTTGCCGATGGCTGTCGCTTCGACAGGTCCAACGGCAACGGTCTTCCCGGTTGCTTCCGCTGTGAGTTCGTTCAGCAGATCGTTCTTTGTTCCACCACCGATGAGATGGAGCACGTCGACTTTTTGGTCGAGCACTTTCTCTAGCTGTCCAAGCGTATCATCGTAGCAGAGTGCGAGGCTCTCCAAGCAGCTGCGTACGATCTGGCCGACGGACTCGGGCACCGGCTGATCGGTTTTCCGCGCGAAGGTTTGAATCTTTTCGATCATCTTCCCCGGAGCCGCAAATTCGGGATAGTTCGGATCGACCAGCGTTCGACCTGCTTCGGCACTGCGAGCTTCTTGTGTGAGTTGAGCAAAATCGTAGTCTTGCCCCTTTGATTGCAAGTCGCGACGAACTTCTTGGACGAGCCACAACCCCCCGATGTTCTTCAATAACCGGATCGTCCCGGAGACGCCCCGTTCATTCGTGAGCGGAATCTCTCGGCAGTCATCCGAGAAGCAGGGCTCGGCCAATTCAGCGCCGAGCAAAGACCAAGTACCACTGGACAAATACGCCCAGCTCGTTGCTTCATCCGCGGGCACGGCAGCGATCGCTGAACCTGTATCGTGCGTTGCGGGGACGATGACCTCGACATCACCATCCACCCCGGCTGACTCCGCAACTTCACGACGGAGTTTTCCGAGCGAGGTTCCCGGTTCGACGATATCGCCAAGAATGTGCGTTGGAAGCCCTAGTTGCTCGACGAGCTCGCGGTCCCACTCTCCTGATTCCACCTGCAACATACTGCTGGTGGAAGCGATCGTCCGCTCGATGGCGACTTCCCCAGATAACCAGTAGTGGAGTAAGTCAG
Above is a genomic segment from Lacipirellulaceae bacterium containing:
- the nhaR gene encoding transcriptional activator NhaR translates to MDWLNYHHLLYFYTVAKHGNMTQAAEHLHLSQPTLSSQIKKLETSVGQKLFSRTGRTMVLTETGQTVFRYADEIFSIGKELSEVLKGKASKSRRRLIVGVTDVLPKLIVYELLKPAMSIEDEVQIQCFEGKLQDLLAELALHRFDLVLADSPLTPDANVRAYNHLLGECDATVFGTKELAQKYKKNFPKSLSDAPMLLPLQSTTLRRQLEQWFDTHEIMPDVVHEFEDSAVIKIFGQAGHGLFVAPSVIEKDVCQRYSVEIVGKLTEVKERFYAISVERRLKHPAVLAISKAAKNRFEE
- a CDS encoding TIGR03792 family protein: MNQALNKFISLRVSLGLLAFLPVDEPALAQDSPKSVVEELTFQVEPDAVASFLQQDHRIWTATLSKQPGFLRKATWTSRKKQNNVRLIIHWRSQADWHSVPPSVLKETEEEFAAAMKNVGEYKLIGVNAWEEVSVRHHPRHLARVSDSVGEWHRQATNIVIEKDLSYGQRKRYRALPLKAAIASMFDLSSYDLATTKVVFHCKDDYQASMQLENALASAGWLALSDLEAPELSDWIPISKGGKEKFPGPSYVVWKEQLGSYQEYPWPYAILSIELVSEQDTKEADAIHSE
- a CDS encoding L-rhamnose isomerase, whose translation is MSNVEQAYQLASEQYAAHGVSTEKAIEQLQEIAVSLHCWQGDDVGGFENPDGELTGGIAVTGNYPGKARTADELRADLDQALSLIPGTHRLNLHACYAETGGKKVDRDQLSTEHFSNWIEWAAGKKMGLDFNPTYFSHPKSADGFTLSHQDAGIREFWIEHGRRCREIGAEMGKALGTPCINNVWIPDGYKDTPVDRRGPRERLGQSLDAIFADAIDPQHNRDAVECKLFGIGSESYVVGSHEFYLGYAVKNNKLLCLDAGHFHPTEVISDKISSVLQSVEEILLHVSRGVRWDSDHVVTYTDELQAIAQEIVRGGYLGRVHIGLDFFDASINRIAAWVIGTRATLRALLNALLEPVELLKEQEAEGDLTSRLAWLEESKNLPLGAVWDYYCQKQDVPVGPAWLQDVKQYEEKTLSERN
- a CDS encoding rhamnulokinase family protein produces the protein MSAAHLAFDLGASSGRAIVGVLQDDGKLSLEEVHRFEHHACPTPTGPVWDLTGIWLNLLTGLKSGSQWCRDNQVKLASVGVDTWGVDWTLLGSSGEVLSLPHCYRDPQNEQACQRVMDQLGGFEKLYARTGIQLLPFNSLFQLAARYEREPQLFEAATKLVFLPDLLHYWLSGEVAIERTIASTSSMLQVESGEWDRELVEQLGLPTHILGDIVEPGTSLGKLRREVAESAGVDGDVEVIVPATHDTGSAIAAVPADEATSWAYLSSGTWSLLGAELAEPCFSDDCREIPLTNERGVSGTIRLLKNIGGLWLVQEVRRDLQSKGQDYDFAQLTQEARSAEAGRTLVDPNYPEFAAPGKMIEKIQTFARKTDQPVPESVGQIVRSCLESLALCYDDTLGQLEKVLDQKVDVLHLIGGGTKNDLLNELTAEATGKTVAVGPVEATAIGNLLVQAIGCGELGSLNELRHVVADSFGVQTLSPPAEDRWQEQRTRYRSILS